The following is a genomic window from Micropterus dolomieu isolate WLL.071019.BEF.003 ecotype Adirondacks linkage group LG04, ASM2129224v1, whole genome shotgun sequence.
TTGGGTAAGTTTGACAGCTGACACAGAAGCTTAACCCTCTGGGAGAAGTCGTTACAAAAAAAGCCCCTTCAACATCCCTTAAGAGTATGCTGTCTTACTATTGTTTTCGACGATATGTACACGCTACTCTTGTTTTACCACGGTAGGGCCAGGGTTAAGTAATCCTGAGACAACAGCAGGAGTCTTTATGTAAAGCCTGCAACCAGAGGATTTCGCAACTCCTGCTGCATTCCTTATCTTAAGCAGAGGGAAAAGAAGAGAGGTTTATTACTCTTTCTGGCCACCTTATCTATGTAGGCTGAAGGTGTACTCTGCTACCCTTTTCTGTCTCACTCCACCTTAATGCATGCTTGAACCCGAGCTTTGCTTTGTGAAAACATTTCTCTGGAAGTGTTGAGGGTTCTGACAGGTTGTCCTCTGTTGAAGGCTCATTTGTGTGACTTGTCACTGCATCTGGTCAGTGTCTCTCTCAGCTGTGAATCACACTGACAGTCATCAGGTcagtcatcacacacacacacacacacacacacacacacaaccttcatcacacacacacacacacacacacacacacacacacagtggccaCTGATCCAGGGTTGCGAGTaaagattttcattttaaatagtttcTGGATAAATCAATCAAgtttttggtctataaaatgtgggAAAAATTACAGAATTAGACACAATTATGTCTTCAATTTCCTTGtttttgtctgaccagcagtccaaaactGAAAGACATCCTGTTTACGACCTGATATGACCACAGAAACATTTGAGATGCTGAAACAGGAAAATGTTTGGCGTTTTTGCTTGATAGATGATTATTTGTTAAAATAGTTCCTGATTAATTTTCTGACAGGCTAATCACTAATGGACTAATTATTTTAGCTCTACACTGATGCACTAATGCTATGTACAGTCTATTTTAGCGCAAACAAAATAGATTAGACTTGTTTATGCTTGTTGGTTTATTGGCTGGTGATGAAGAGCAAAGACAACCAATTTTCCCAAATCCTGCTGTGATTGAGGTCAGAGCCTAAGTACGTGCCTCTGAGATTATTCCTCAGTTAAACACTGACTGGGTGAGGCTGCTATGTTAAATGCTTTGTTTATGAATAGTTGAAGTTAAAAAGTGATTCAGCTGCATCTGATTGTGTCGTGTTTGATGGGATCAGACAACAGTAGTGTAATCAGACTTTATTATGGGAAAACCAGCACATATTATAGCTAGAGCTGAAACTATTGGTTGATAAAACGATTAGtcagaaaataaatcagaaactAGTGCTGTAACtactcattattttcattatcgattaatctcctgattattttctcgatttattgactaattgtttggtctataaaaatgccagacagagaagaaagGCCCATCACACaagcccaaggtgatgtcttaatatttcttgttttgtctgaccaatagTCCAAAACCTGAATAGTTTATTATCACAATGGACAAAAAACCCCAGCAAATACTGCAAGTAGAGAAACGGGAACCAGTGTTTTTGGGCTTTTTTGTTTGATCAATGATCatcattttattgtttcattcatatgagcaactgttttgataatgAATTGAGCGGTAAGTCATATAGTTTTTAAGCATAACTGTCAAATATTACCTAGCCCCAGATCAAATGTGCTCCTTTTCTTTGTCCTAACtaataataaactaaatatcttttgGTTTAGGACCGCTTTTTAGACAacacaagcaatttgaagacttTACCTCTGGTAAAGACAGGGTCTCTCTCCTCAATAGATGCTCACGAGGAGAACTCAAATTGGTACCATTCTACAATACAGTGCAAAAAATTGGATTAACGATTGAGTGAGGAACGAATCAGCGACATGATAATTAACTAATTCTTAGTAAGTAGTTCCTGAGTATCTCAGTTTCAAGAACTTAATAGGTGAGTTACTAAAGAACAGAATGAGAGATCCTATATTAATTAATCATTACATAATGATTAGTTCATAAATATCTGTAAATCGGCATACTGACCACTCTCCTCAGTTTCTGATTACCTCATAATCAGCCACTGAGTGCCACAAAACTAGTAACGTCTCAATTGCTTATTACTTAATCAGTAGGGTTGAAACGTTTCATcgattaatttgattaattcaATTACTAAAAAGCATTGACACACTGACCGCTACTTAACTTTCTCTGCCCCCCCAAATCAATTCAGTTGTATTCAATTCATAACAAGCTATCCCATtccacttttcatatagagcaggacCATACTCTTTGTAATTGTATTTACACAGACTCAGCAATTCCCACCAGTTAGGTTGAGTGAGAGAGGGGCGGGGGGCAGTAGATCGATGCAAGTAAAGTGGTATGAGCTGGCTGATTCAGAGTTAATCAGGAACTACGCATGAAGAGAGTGGTCAGTATGTCGAATTACATATATTTATGAACCTCCGCCCTGGGACTAGCAGTCCCAGGGGCCTCTCCAAACCCTGAAACCAGTTGGACTAGTCCCACCCCTCACAGTgatgaaacacagcagcaataatgagagatgcaaaacaacaatcGTACTGTAGCTCAATGCAAGTAAAATGGTATGAGCTGGCTGATTCAGAGTTAATCCGGAACTACTCATGAAGCAAATGGTCAGCACGTTGATTCACAGATATTTATGAATCATTATCATTATGCACTGATTCATTGATATAGTATCTCAGTAATTTCTGCAGGAACTCTCCATTCTTTTCTATACAGTCCTTAATTCTGAGATATTCAGGTGCTACTTATCAACAATTAATTCATTATCAGGTCATTGCTGATTTATTGCTCACTCGTTCTTTTGTAACTACTTTTGTGTACTGTATTGTAAAGTGTTATCctcaaattttacatttttagagaTATCAGCTATCACCTGCAATGTCATGTACAcaagtgaaaagaaaagtgaaacTTGCTCTCATTTAACCACATATGCCATTTCCCCTTTTGTAGCTTTAAGGTTAGAAAAAATACTCTCATTCCACACTGTCTTACTGTGTGCTATATCAGCCTTTTCCAACTTCTCTTCATTGAAGCCATATGATATTTACACTGAGTACAAGATTAAGACTTTATGGTTTTCATGGCTGCACATCAGTTGAGACCCATTTCCACGATGGTATTCCTGAAATATTTGGTGTCTTTGATACAAAATGTTATGCCAATAAAGTTTGTTGAATGTGTTAATAGGTTAGCTTTAGGTAGTCTCTCTAGCTTGGACATTTCAAGTTTTAATGGTGCAGATAGAAACATTCTAGTAGTTACTAAGCACTTTACACAAACTTAGTGATGGATTTACGGATGGCTGGTGCAACTAAATCCTTTTGTTTTGTAGCTTTCATTATGATTGAGTCTGACCTCAGATCTACCTGGATCAGGAAacgctgctgctgtgtgtcgTCACTGTGAGGGGTGGGACTGGTCCAACTGGTTTCAGGGTTTGGAGAGGCCCCTGGGACCGTCAGTCACAGGGCGGAGGTTCATACTGAGCTAATGATTATCTCATTCCTGAAGCCTGTCTCACTCACTATCAGTATTCATTCCTCTCACACAAACATGATATACTAAGTTAATTAATGGcgtagcagcagcagtggcaAATGCATGGAGAAATATATTTCATAGATTCTTCACATGCTCTTTCTTAAGCACAATTTGTATCTCATACATCTGATTGCCTCGATCACTCTCCTTCCTGGTGCaggtttttctgtttcttctatttCACTCCATTGTCCTGTATATTCTCATCCTGTTCCTGCCTCCTCCCAGCCTTCTCGTTTCCAGGACATTGCTAACTGTGTTACTGTACGAGCTCCatttagcccccccccccccgaggaCCTAATATCTATGTCTCTGGTTCCAAAAGACCTTGCAGCCTctatgcacacacgcacacacacgccagCAACCAAAAGGTGGAGTCTTTCTTTGTATTTCACAACAACAGAACCACCCTGTTGCTTCGTGTGTCCAGACTCCTCATGTAAGCACACCATTCAGTTTTGTGGTCACATTCATATTCAGTGAGCCCTTTACTATATGTTATGACACTGTGTAGATATAAGCCagtggagacagagaggacaaATGTTACCTGCCCAGcaggtttgtgtgttgtgtgtgtgtgtgagagagagattgtgTTTTGAatgcatggatgtgtgtgtaaagagagagagtggaatGTTGACAGGAGagttttcttttattctttaaCCTATCTTTGTACTTCgtgtatgtgtgagactgtaGGTGTGTCTTAAGTGTGCGTGTGTAAAGGGTTTTTCTTCCTGTTGCCATTTTCCAAATCCATGGCCTAATGCAAatgaaagcaaagcaaaacaatacATCAGACAGGTATATGTGGGTACCTTGTAAAACCCCAGACCTCACCCCTTTTTGGGGGACCGAATAGAAGATCCAATTGATGTCAATGCAATTTGatgtgtttgcataaaaaattgttttatttacaagTGTGTATGAATTCATTTTGTGTTAACCGAACCTTGAGTTTGGCTGATAGAGCACCGCCATGTtaagtttttgcaaccagcggcaccggacatgaccatatttggacgagacggtggagctaacggccatgTGCGGAGCTGGTTAGCTTGCTAGGTGCATCTATAATTcatttaactgtcattttaacagggctgacgattttgtctagtgaacaacagtcttaaaactaaatgtactcaccagagaaagtgaacatcCAACTCcaaataagctttttcagctgcgctggttaaatttacgcAGTGCCTTGGGTACGAGCCactctatctatatctatatctgcctgattgacaggtaaccatggtaatgacttgtcaatcatagataatcctgcactgctttatggtctattttcctctaaatgggaccataatttactaaatgaacatgttgtattgaagaagacatgaaactagcgattgagagaccataaactcattatgaaagtgtttactttgGTGgtcgttcaatagaatgcaggtttaagggacttccgcattggattcacgtctcagacaggaagcttcccgcttgatcGAAGTGGAACATGACCCAACACAGTGGCCAGATGTTTCTTATTCTTATATgccttaaataataaaaatgtttaagttGTTATGTCAAAGCACGATTCTTTTGCCCGGAAGCTGGTCTGATGTATTAGAGCTGAAGCACTTAGTTGAgctacagaaaattaatcaacaacagGATACAAGCTCTTTGTTATCATTCTtgagacaaaacaacaacttgattgaaagaaaaaaaagcctaatgtgtttgtgtgcatatacaTGTATGGAAATGGATACTTCTGTGCTGTTCCTCTCTTAGGACCAGTATGATCACATCGACAAGCACACGTTGGCAGGCCTCGACCTGGTGGAGCGTTACATAAAGTTTGTAAAGGAACGGACAGAGATAGAACAGAGCTACGCCAAGCAACTCAGGTGTGCCTTTGGTTTTTGTGAGCTTGTTTCTGAATGTTtagttatgtttacattaatTAGGATCTTAAATTTATTTGTgtctttatgtttgtgtgtgtaatagaGAGTCACAGTGCTTCTTTTACGCTGTCTTAACAGGAATCTAACAAGGAGATATGCCAAACGAGGAAGCAAGGATGAGCCAGACTGCAAGTGAGAGAATGAGAGAATTTCCGTTTCCATTAtgtttccctctcctcttttattttgcatgaattacaAGTGACTGTTCACTAAACTCCCATTTTAAAGATAGTGCCTGTTTTAGCTTTCCATTCTTGCACGGCAACTCCAGTTGACTTTTCAATGTTTCACACTAACGTGTTAAAATAGGAATCCAGTAAAAGGGTCTTAAATATGCACAGTGGCTAAATGATGTAGTACtaaaagactgaggctaaagctacaTGTCAGGTCTGATGATCTATAGAGATATCATGGAAATAAAGGAGCTGCATTATTTGTGTATTGCAGTGTAGAGCTAGCTAGTTCTATTATTATAGTACAGTATTGTAAGTAAAATGTAGTACTCTTATTTCCAAAGAGTAGGAAGAATAGCCGATAAATTTGGAAAATGTAATGCTATCATTCGCAAGTTTGGCTAGAGCTTCTGGGGTTTAAACCTTCCCAAACCAAAAAGAGGGCAGGACAGAGTTCCTCAAAACTCTGATGGCTCACACAGAGTGGATGTCCCAGTTCTGAAAAAGCATTTTTCTAAAGAAGTCTCACTAATTAATGTAATTAACTTGAAAATAATGTTTACttatttagttagttagttaagcTAGATAGCTGGACATGCTAATGTTTGTTGTGTTACATTTGCTAAGCTATGATTAGACAATTTCTGTTCATTGGGATGGGTTTAGCGAACAGTCAGTTAAATGTTGGTCTCTCCAGCTGTGATAATTTTCCAAATTGTCTCTACTCCTTGCTGCAGATTCAGCAATCATGCATCCTTTCAGGAGATTCTGAACGAGCTGAATGATTACGCCGGCCAACGGGAGCTCATCGCTGAAAACATGATGACCGGCATCTGTGTTGAACTCACCAAGTATCTTCAGGATCTCAAACAGGAACGCaaaacagtgagagagagaggaagagcacatgagggagggagagaggaagggagggattGAAGGGAAGAAGGAAGGAACAGGGAAGTTTGGCAGTTGGCAGATTAGATTGATGTACGCTGTGTCATCATATTAAACCTCTTTCTTCCCCAGCACCTTTCTGATGTCAAGAAAGCCCAGCAGAATTTAGAGACCACCTTTAAACAACTAGAAAGTGTGAGTCACATATTGTTGTTGGATCACAGGATTGTTTGTTTGCCTAAAATTACCCAAAAAAATCTCACTTGCCTTTTGTGGTATCTTGTCATTGAGATATTTTTGTGGTAAAGCTTCATTTTACAGGTCCGTCAACTTTATTCTTCATATAGGTTGAATTGTATGTTTGCATTTTCAGCGGACCTACACAGACCACAAGATTCTTAAATTAAACTAGTTTAACAGTTTAATTAGTTAGTTGGAGTGTGAGaattaaatactttatatattgGAGTGTGAGAATTGAATAATTTCTATTTTTACCCATAGTTTGTACTAATTTATATGGTTCTTTCCAAGAAACTTTCAGAAAATTATAGAAATTTGCAtatctgtaaaataaagtgttcCTCCTCCATTCCAAagaggtgaatggaattttgtttgtggtacTGAAAAAAAACTACTGTTCTACTAAAAATAGAACGGCGGcatcttttctttatttctttagtgCACGTTGCtgctgaatatttaaaatggcCTGTGAGTCATTAATTGTCATTAATAAAGTCCATAATAAAGTGTACGAACTGTCTAATAAGCCACAGAGTGTGCTGCTACAAATGCTGATGaccttaactttctattaagcGAACAGCAATATTAGTAAGTCATCTGTAATTATAAATCATAGTAAGTTAACAACAAAGGGTTTTACAACAATCCAAGTCAGAATAAGTTGTTACCAAATGGCTTTTGGTCCAGATACTTTTCAGAACCTTTCCAATCAAACAGCCCAGTGAAGTGGTCGACCCAAAAGAGATAAAATAACCTGTTTGAGGAGGAAAAACACCAGTCAGAGAGATTTTTCACCACCTGGCAGCCCAAAAAGTGTTAATGGcttaatatataaattatgaAAGAATGATCTAAAAATCCTTAGTAAATAATGTATTAGCCAGTAATAAAGTGCAACTTATAAATCCTTTGTAAAGGGTTTAATAAGTTTATGACTTCTACAATGGTATGGTAATGTTTTAATGCTTATAAAACAAAATCTATTCGCATTACTAGATACCACCAGATGTAAGTGAGTAAATATATCTACTGATTGGAATTTGTCCTAATTGAGCCtttaacatacagtaacatAATGTGCGATTTATGATGGACAGTCCCCTTGCAGTGTTATTACTGCCAGTGGGACTGAATTCCTCAACTTTTGCATCGTTAATACTATTAAAGCTCTATTCAATTAAGTGTATTAAAGTGTAGATCTGACTGTGTGTACATACCCTGCAGACTAAGAAGCGATTTGCCAAGGAGTGGGCGGAGGCGGATAAAGCCACACAACAAGCTGAGAAAATCGAGAACGACAATAATGCCACTAGACTCGATgctgaaaaagtaaaaacacacacgtTGGCATCAACAGCTGagcacagatttttttttttcaccttttggtttttaagatattttcagtaaaaacaataattgaTCTGtccttgtttgttttcctccatggCGGCTTTCACCTCCTTGTGTCTCCCATCCCTCACTGCATCTGTTCCTGCATTTCTcccactttgcattttgttttgcatctcttaaTTTCTCATTCTTCCTGCCTCCTGTcatcttcccctccctctcccttctGTCATTCCTCCTATCATTCGCTCTGAAGGCCAAGCTGCATGCCCAAgcccgcacacacacagcagaggagTGCAGGAACGACTATGCAGCACAGCTCCAGAAATACAACAAAGAGCAAAAGTTCTTCTACTACTCAGAGATACCAAAGATCTTCAATGTGAGATGAAGGCACACATATAGAATGCAGTACTACTGGGCAGAGTTCACAAACCTGCTCAAGTGACATAATGCAAACCATACACACCCTTTTATTGTCTTTCAAAATGTAATCCTTCTCCAGTGTTTCCGTATGTATTTGCATGAACAAAGTATAAACACAGACCATGTGAATATAATATGAAATTTAATGAGGCagttgtatgtttgtgtaccaaacagaaaatgcaggACATGGATGAGCGGAGGATTCGACGGCTGGCGGAGGGATACTGCCAGTTTTCCGACATCGAGAAGAATGTGCTGCCCATCATCTCAAAGTGTCTAGAGGGAATCTCTGCGGCAGGGATGAAAATCAATGAGAAACAGGTAAATGAGATGTATTGGCTGTGCctgtctttctatctgtctgtccAGTATCGTATCTAAGATACTTCTGATCTCATTGTTGGGAAAGTTGGGGGGATGCTGGTCCTGCTGATGTTTTAAGTAGAGTGCGCCGATTGCAATTTTGTTAGTGCAGTGAAATGTTACCAAATCTGTGCCAGTGAGAGAGGAATACATTAGGACGCATATGCCATGACAACAGTGAACTAACCTATTAGGGAACTTGTTTAGTGAAAGGTCAAAATTCAGAGAAATGATACTCAGTAAAATGTTACCAAATTTGTGGCAGTGATAGTAGAGGACATTAGGAAGCCGATGCCATGCCAAGTTAAACCTAAGCAACTGGTTTGGTGAAAGATTAAGGTTCAAGgaaatttaaatatgtttgtgtaaTTTGTGGTGTTTTGGATTTTAAAGTGTGATTTCTCCAAGTTGGTTCAGTTTGTGCCAGTGGTAGAGAAAGACATTAGTAAGCAGGTGCCATGGCAATAGTGAACTAAAAAATTGACGAATTAATTTGGTGAAAGGTCAAAGAGaaatgttgctgtgttttttacAGAATTGTAGCCTTATATAGAAGTAgtataattatattaattttattttagtatttcttATGTTCATATAATAACAGAGagaacacattattattattattattattattattattattattatgttcataaaaaaatcaaagaacATTAAAGAAAGCCTGTGCATGTATCTTTCAGGACATTTGCCTTGCTCACAGCCCATCCTTACTATAATAACACTACTTTAGGTGCAGCAAGGTTCAGACAGCGGCAGGGTTGAcaattttcaccattttctgacattttataaaccaaacaatAATCAAAGCATATAATATGATTTGTAATAATCAATGCATAACCAAGATGTGTTCATTTTAATCAAAGCAAACATTTTACTTGCATGTGGGTTTAATCCCAAGAAAATGCTAATGGTCAGAAAGTAAGGACAGTCAAGCACAGGAACTTTGAAAAGATAAAGGTCACTGAACATGCGAAAGAGGATGAGAGCATTGATACTGGAAGTTGTCCATGTTGTCTGAAAGTAGGGTCATGTTTCAGTAGACATGTGTTCTGCTTAGCAACAGTATAATATCACATGATCCATGTCTCAACTTCACACCAATGAGAAAGTTCGTTGTTTGAGTGACTGAATTATTGACCAACCAAAAATATCACATCCCATCAGGAGGAGCTTGGTATGAAaggttttatttaatgttattgaAGCCATTGTGAACCGCAACCCCAGATTAGCTGTTACCTTCAGCTTgtggtctttatgctaagctaagctaatcatctggctgtagcttcatttaAACCTCACACACAgtagagtggtatcaatcttctcatctgactctcaacaagaaagcaaattgcgtatttccaaaaatgtgaaAGTATTCCTTTAATTATGCTGTTTACCTGACATTTTTCGAAATTTGAACAGCCTACAGTACAGATTACTTCACAGTGTCATTATTTCTATGTCCACAGTTTTACTAGGTTTACTTAAGCAATCTAATACAACCATCCTATAATAAAAACTACTTTTGTCAAAACCTATTGTTGACACTGTGTGAGAGTTGAGAGTGGGTGTTGAttagaggctgacattttttcagGAATCCTGTGTGTCAAGGGATTCCTGTATAATTCCCGCGAGATGAGAGACAATTTCACTATTCATCATGGGACTGGGACGGGACAGGAAAAACCAACGGGAGTGGGCAGGACAGGAATCATAGGTCCGTTTTTTTGATATATAGTTCTAATgtgaaaacatcacattttcagattattttttttaaattataaacagGATTGACAAGAGGAATTCTTCCGGGATTGGGATGAAACAGGAATATTTTTGTGGGAGTGGGATGGGACATGAATAAAAATCCACTCCTGTATCACCATCTagtgtttaatttttaacacaggggttgttgttgttgctatttcATGTATGTAAATGAGGTAAATTTTCTGTGAAGTTTAAAATatactgtttgtctgtttgtctcccTGC
Proteins encoded in this region:
- the LOC123969422 gene encoding cdc42-interacting protein 4 homolog — encoded protein: MDWGTHLWDQYDHIDKHTLAGLDLVERYIKFVKERTEIEQSYAKQLRNLTRRYAKRGSKDEPDCKFSNHASFQEILNELNDYAGQRELIAENMMTGICVELTKYLQDLKQERKTHLSDVKKAQQNLETTFKQLESTKKRFAKEWAEADKATQQAEKIENDNNATRLDAEKAKLHAQARTHTAEECRNDYAAQLQKYNKEQKFFYYSEIPKIFNKMQDMDERRIRRLAEGYCQFSDIEKNVLPIISKCLEGISAAGMKINEKQDSMLFIEQHKSGFERPGDAEFEDYSQGIKPATSDSSLHPPKVRAKLWPFSKKQQKLPAAEDFSHLPPEQRKKRLHAKIDDITKELQKAQDQSDALEKMKGVYEKNPQMGDPSSLEPQITETAHNIGRLRGELTKYETWLSEAVGGEESSNTINNNTRHSVVAADQSHNIYTEFEDEFDDIESPVGHCVALYTFEGNSEGTISITEGELLSIMEEDKGDGWMRVLRASGEEGYIPSSYVKLGP